In Oryza glaberrima chromosome 8, OglaRS2, whole genome shotgun sequence, the following are encoded in one genomic region:
- the LOC127782906 gene encoding uncharacterized protein LOC127782906 has protein sequence MLSGCTVSSLAARFAFFPPEPATYAVRKDEACGGGGRLVASGVPRDAAVDVLLVDTRKGNKVVAFYLRNPAARLTVLYSHGNAADLGQLYDLFVQLKVNLKVNLMGYDYSGYGASTGKPSEENTYADIEAVYQCLETEYGISQEDLILYGQSVGSGPTLHLASRLPRLRGVVLHSAILSGLRVVCHVNFTFCFDIYKNVKKIKKVKSPVLVIHGTDDDVVNWSHGNELWKLAREPYDPLWIKGGGHCNLELYPDFIRHLSKFIREMENITTKTRLKKIRQSLQPAPKKVHHRASTGTTTTFTTNCCCRIRVRKPSCRCPGCNLSCGCCSGLMSCFSSRLFKCSTCFSSCSCRGCFKCPTCFSFSCSCCRSCLKCPTFKCCCCGSCRDEQ, from the exons ATGCTGTCGGGGTGCACGGTGTCCAGTCTCGCGGCGAGGTTCGCCTTCTTCCCGCCGGAGCCGGCGACCTACGCCGTCAGGAAGGAcgaggcgtgcggcggcggagggcggctgGTGGCGTCGGGCGTCCCGCGGGACGCCGCCGTGGACGTGCTGCTGGTGGACACCAGGAAGGGGAACAAGGTGGTGGCCTTCTACCTGAGGaaccccgccgcccgcctcaccGTGCTCTACTCGCACGGCAACGCCGCCGACCTCGGCCAGCTCTACGACCTCTTCGTGCAGCTCAAGGTCAATCTCAAGGTCAATCTGATGGG ATATGACTACTCTGGGTATGGAGCATCTACTGGCAAG CCAAGTGAAGAGAATACATATGCAGACATTGAGGCAGTTTACCAGTGCTTAGAAACAGAGTATGGAATCAGTCAGGAAGACCTTATCTTGTATGGACAATCTGTTGGCAGTGGACCTACATTGCATTTAGCTTCCCGTTTACCAAGATTGCGTGGCGTGGTTCTTCATAGCGCTATACTGTCAGGCCTCCGAGTTGTTTGCCATGTGAACTTTACTTTCTGCTTTGACATCTACAAA AATGTGAAGAAAATCAAAAAGGTTAAATCCCCAGTGCTTGTTATTCAT GGAACTGATGATGATGTCGTGAACTGGTCGCATGGTAACGAGCTGTGGAAACTGGCGAGGGAGCCTTACGATCCGCTATGGATCAAAGGAGGAGGCCATTGCAACCTGGAGCTGTACCCGGACTTCATCCGCCACCTCTCCAAGTTCATCCGCGAGATGGAGAACATCACAACGAAGACAAGGCTCAAGAAGATCCGGCAGTCCCTGCAACCCGCACCTAAGAAGGTCCACCACCGGGCGAGCACCGGGACGACCACCACCTTCACCACAAACTGCTGCTGCCGCATCCGGGTCCGCAAACCGAGTTGCCGTTGCCCTGGCTGCAACCTaagctgcggctgctgctctgGTCTGATGAGTTGCTTCTCATCCCGGCTGTTCAAGTGCTCAACCTGCTTCTCCTCCTGCAGCTGCAGGGGATGCTTCAAGTGCCCAACCTGCTTCTCCTTctcctgcagctgctgcaggaGCTGCCTCAAGTGCCCAACCTTcaaatgctgctgctgcggttCATGCAGAGATGAGCAATAA